TGCGTAAAAAATTTGCTTATTGACTGCGCAATGAATCACACAACTTATTTGATCAAAACTAAGGTCGTGGGTTCACGCATTCTGAAAAGCTTACCACGGTCTTTTGGTAAATCgatttcctaatatttttatgtGATTCGCTGGAGTGACAGCTCATGGGATAAATTTCTTACTGTCGTTGTCGTtgttttttacccaaaaaaagtgGGGTACACGTTGTCATTTTCCAGTAGAATGCTGGATTAATCATCCAAACTTGAAACCTGTGAAGGTTGGCCCGGGCGGCGTCACGTCACTATAGcacgatttaatttgatttgatttgatttgatctcCGGAGTGGTTACGGCCTGTTATCTTTCGTCatatttggcttttttttttcaattttttcttatctGGAATCTTTACCTTGTTTGAATTTTCTACTTTCAAATCGCTTTGAGTACGGATACGGAGAGACCGTCTCAATTTTGGGCATGCGCTTGTTGCCCTTTTTATCGAAGTAAAAGGGGCTCGTTAGATAACCTAGGGacttcctttttttggggaaCGAAGGTTTTGGATGATCACTTATTTTGATGGATAAGTCGGTAATAACGTTTCATTTTTCTCCGGGATTCGCCGAACCTGGCCCGATCCGACGTGGTTGCACCCTCACTGGGCTCTTGCGTGTCagcagaggaaggagaaaatagcaagataaaaaataaagaaatttagaatatttttttttttaaaaagcaaaagtaaaaaatcgtCCTCGTCGGCTCGGCCGTGTTACGTAAGGCCGCCACGATTCACGTTAGTAATTATCGATCAAAGTTGATCATAAGGAATTCATTAATAActcgtcaaaaaatttatgaataaatttagttaaattgaaaattttatgtctGAACCAGCATTAATGTCAATAGaatcgagattttttttttcgattaatCATCCTTCCCGTTAATTCGCCCGACGATTTCATTTCGATTAAAGCCAAATTATAGGCGTTGAATTATATCTCGAGTTCGGACCGTTCCCGGAGCCCGGCCCGGTTGGATGAATGCCGAAGTTGACCGTGCAAAGAGATTGAAGGCGGTGAGCTTCTTATACGGTCAAAAACAAAGATGGACCCACCCCCTCGGCACTACGAGACAAAAGTGGGCACACTTATCCATGAATATTAATTTCGCATGTTGAGTGAAAAAGAATGGGTCCAGCGGGAAAGCATGTGGGACCAAGACTTTGTcgagaacaaaagaaaacaaaacaaaaacggaaaaaatcacgaaaaatcttaaactatgctcgttgtgacacatttatcttaaatttttatttgtgacacaaaaaaccttaaatttatacgtatgtgacatatttaccctaaacttatgcttgtgtgacacatttactccaaacatTTTGTTGtaacactaaaaactccaaacttatattcgtgtaaCACATTTAACTCCAAACTGATCcatgaacaaaaaaagagagaacataGGTTTTTGCTTTTGGGGGGCCCTTAGTTGTCCCTCGTCTTTTCATTATCGTGTGGCCGCCAGACGTCCCCTCTGCCAAGGCCGAACAATGAAGTCCTTTTGAGGGGTGGTTCGGACCGAACCGCGTGACGCCTATCGATTCCTCGTTTAATTTCTCTGATTCTCTCGCATTGCCATAAATTTACAAGATTCTGGTTAACTTCCGCGTATTAATTACAATAATAGAAAGCGGGACATTGCTCCTCATGCATCGAGCCAAGCAAATTAATCGGTGGAGGTAGGTTTCTTCTAGGATTCGGGATGTCCGTGCACGAGAGAGAAAGTGTCTCCTGGACTCGAGTGGAAATAATCAAAGCGAAGCAACACGAATATACAAACGCTGGGGGAAAAAAACACTCAGATTATTCGAAATACATAACGAAGAAAAGTTACAACCGAAAGAGGAGCGAAAGAGTTAGAAGAGCGCAATTCATCGTAATAGTCCTAGGACTATGGTGATGTCGGATTCTGGTGGTTGTCGGAAAAAGCTTTTCTTTAAGATGCGTATGCGCTAGGAGAGAGCCTTGGGGTGACGATGGCCGACAGGGGCACGGCCTTCTGCAGCGCCAGGCCGAACGCCTCGTCCATGTTCAGCTCCCCCACGCCGTCCGGTAACTTCCAATCGAAGGAGTGGACCAGCGTCCCCAGGATGCACTCCACCAGCACGATCCCCATCCTCGTCCCGGCGCAGATCCTCCGCCCGGCCCCGAACGGGATCAGCTCGAAGTCGTTCCCGCGCGGGTCGATCTTCGCGTGCCGCCCGCTCAGGAACCGCTCCGGGGTGAAGCTCAGCGGGTTCTCCCACGTGTCCGGGTCCCGCCCGATCGCCCATATGTTCACGCTGAGCCTCGTGTTCTTGGGGATGTAGTACCCGTTCACCCGGCACGCCTCGGTCGAGATCCTCGGGAGGTTCAGCGGTGTGGACGGGTGTTTCCGGTAGGACTCCTTGCATATGGCTTGCAGGTACGGGAGCTTCGGGATGTCGGATTCCACGAGGCGGCGATTCCGCCCGATGACCCGGTCCATCTCCTCGTGGGCCCGCTTGAGGATGCTGGGGTTCTTCAGCATCTCGGCCAGCGACCATTCGATTATGCTCGATGAAGTGTCGGTGCCTGCGGTGAACAAAttctagaccaaaaaaaaaaaaaagagagagagagataacaaGATCAGCACTAACTAATGTCACGAGTTGATGAAGAAGCCAAGAATCAACATGTTGAATTCACTTTAGACAGTGTATATACCAAGAGAAGAGCCTTAATGTTGGTCAAGCTAAGCTTCTCGGCCCCGGGGTTATCTCGGTTCGCCATGACGACGTCGAGGAAATCCGGGTTTCCTCTACGCTCATGAGCGGTTGCGGAGTGTTGCTCGATCATCTTCGTCAACAGCACGTCGAATTTCTTGTGCAAGCGCTTCATTCCGCCTTCGATCCCTTGCAAGTCCATCCACGCGATCGACGGGATGAAGTCGCCGATGTTGAAGAACCCTACATCGAGTAAGGCAAATCAAGTTAAAACCTTTGCGAGCCGTCTCCTAGATTCAAGCACTAACAGCTCGTGCGATAGCGAAGCGTGTTTGGTTGAATGCTATGTACCTGCGCTCGTCATCAGCTCCACCACCATGTCCTTGAATTCGTTAGACTCGGAGCCCTTGGTCACGAACACCCTCCGGCTCAAAATGACTTGCCCGATCATGTTCGCCATAGCGTAGGTCAGCATCTCCGGCACCACCACCGGCTCGCCTCGCTTGCTGCACTCGCACATGGCCTGGACCATGTACCCTAGCTCGGCTGACCGGACCCGAGCCCAGTCCTCGAGGGCCTTCCCTCCGAGCATGTGCAGATTGCTCAGCTTCCTGAGCAACTTCCACCGCGGGCCGTAGCCGGCGAACACCATGTCCTGCGCGCCGTAGGCCAGGTGGGTCGCGCCCGCGTTCGGCGGCCTGTTGGAGAAGTTGATGTCCAGGGTCTTCAAGAAAGCCCGGGCGGCGTCGGGTGTCGACGCCACGACCATGTCGCACGTGCCCATCTTCAGGTACATCACCGGCCCGTACTGCTTGGCCATCTTCGCCAGGGCGACGTGGGGCATGTTCCCCAGGAGAGGGAGGGCGCCGATGACCGGCCACCCTTTCGGCCCCGGCGGGAGCTTGCAGGAGTCTAATCGGAGCAGGAGGGACCGGATGAAGAACCGGGTGACGAAGAAGAGGAGAGCCGCCGCGGCGACCTCCCGGAGCAGGACTCTGTCGGCGAGAATCACCATCTCTCAACCCAAACGAAAGCGAGGAGCGCTGGACACTTACTTAGTGTGTTGTGTGTTGGGTGCCGCATGTTATATAGATGGACGAAAACATGTATTAAAGCGCAATCCGGGTAGGTCGCATGAACCTAAGCACGAGAGTCCTCACCAAACCGCGATGTCTCAGCTTTTGCCGAGAAGGTTGCGAAAGACAACACGAGCGTTTTCGCCTTGAGCTCGTCGGGATCTACCATTCTCCTTCCCTGAACGATTACTGGACGTTCCAACGTTGGGCAAAAGGCATAATATAATAAATAGCTCGCGTGGTTTGATGACGGAACAAAgtaggattttttttcctttccggGTAGATATTCGTGAGATGTATAAATGCGGCACGTGGACCGACGGAGGGCTTCGCGGCCATCGCCCAATCGGAAATCTAATCCTTCATACATCCACCcttcttttctatttatatCGGGGTCTTGTTAATTACTATTGTACGCCGGCCCGgcggtgttaaaaaaaaaaaatcacgaccGAAAGAAGTATTCATGGAGTAATTGTTATCACGAAAGCCCTCAAGAAGGGAAGAGACTTCCATCTACCATTCTCGCTCTTGccccttttgaaaatctttgagCAGGCATGGTGGACATATTATATGTAGTACGGAATGGACAGGTCTTGAAATAAGCGGCAATGGCAGACGAGGAAGTGGCGGGTTGATTAGCTGAGGTCCATGATGTAATCTTAGACTTCCGATCCTCACTAGAATATAAAACAGatgaaaagtaaaaggaaaaggaaaggaaagaaaagagaaggaaagtctCTGATGATTAGGAAATGACCTAAAAAAGACTCAGCCACCAGCTATGTCCTAAGATTTCTTCCTAATTCGCACGAAACGAACGAATCATCCCGTTATTGTAATTATGGGTGTTAATGGCTCGACATTCTGTGAGACGTTACTTTATTTATGTCTATTCGATTCACATGGCTTTTTATTATGCTGTAGTTACCGACTTTAGTATTGTTTTTATTAAGGGTTAATGGCTCAACTAGTGATAGCCATTAATTTTTTCTGCCTATGTTTCCCATTCCATTAATAGGCGAGTGTCCCTAGTTCAAAGACATGAAGAACCAATTTGAAGAACTCCTCcaatggggaaaattgtcaaaaaagaagaagaagtcataaacttttcacacatttgctaattcaattttaaaccttttaagtttgttgatttaatcctaaaacttttcactCTATGCCGATGCAGTCCTATTCACGGGAATTCTTCGACGTGGgtgtcgattgtcctacgtagCACCTTTGgtgacaatttaaaaaaattatttaaaaagtcaattattattattatttttttgttggcttCAAAGTCGACAACCCCAGCTAGATTACGGCTGGTGGGGGCCGCTGGCCCCTAGGCGAGAGCCGGGGACCCCTGCGGGTccttgggcgagggccacgaaTCCCTAGTGATCGAAGATGAGGGGTCGCGGCCTTGGCCACAACGAGGGTTGCGACGCCCTTGCCGTGGCCCGCGAgggtgagggccacgacccCTCGTCTTCGGTTGCAAGGGATTCGCGGCCCTCGCAAGGACCCATGGGGGTCGTTGGCTGCCGCCGACCCTAATCCAGCCAGGGACACCTAACTTGAAGCcagcaaaggaaaaaagggaaaaaaatatgttttttcaaataaaaatatttaaaaattatccacgtcggcgccggtgGTGCCATATAAAAAACCGACATTCACTTCAACGATTTTCAACgaaaaagattgaattggcacaaactaaaaatgtttaagactgaatcaacaaacttaaaaggtttatgaccgaattgataaaagcgtgaaaggtttatgactttttcgacAATTCCCCCCTCAAATTAATGCTCTAGTTTTCTCGTAGTCGTCCTCTATGATGGGGTTTTGGGATTGTTAAAACGCAGCGAAATATAAATCTAAACCGAAACCCTAGacaggatccatgcgtatattgaaatcaatagaaGTTCAAGATGTACCTTTTACATATCGAAATTAAATTGACGATCGGTTGTGTTTGGATCAACACCCCAAGTATTGCGCCTCTACTAGTATCCACACACACGGActgaagtctccaacgatccaagtgctagcttacggatcttggaacTCCTCTTCCTTAATTACCTCTTTGATcttcgagactctctcaaagatctaaaaACAGAGAACGattctctgtgttttttttttttattctcatagaCGTCTCTAGGATTTTTCCACGTTTATATATAGCttcaatatttacgcgtaataaaagaagtggggtCGGGCGATtcgggcccgccaaaccgtctatctccaatcaTTCGTTTCATTGTTATCTTATAACATgcacgatcgcgtagatatttaaaataggagaataaattaaaatctacttcttaagtagatcaaggcacgGATAAAATATAAACTCAGTTCGCTATTGTGTGTGACCCCGTAAGTTCGCTAAACATTAGTAGTGTACTCAAAACTCTTTTTGGctcacaagtcataagcggtctctagcaacacattatgactacctaagtatagtgaatgtcgtttttcgacacaacctaatccacaactaatgttagagcattaaccttgattagttcctaggacGGACCGCTAACACTCTAATGTGTTGGTTTCGATAAATGGTCGACATAGTCTTGTCCGCACAGTACTAATACAAAGGGGGTCGCATGGTGCTAATATAAACGGGTTTGAGGTGTCGTATCTTGGGAGGCGTAGTTCCCGAAAATGCTCAGCATCGCTAGCTGGAACTAATCGCCTCAAGAAAATTCGATTAATTGTACCTCACCTCCGGTTCATTTCTTTTCGAGTCTATAGCGTTAAGCAAGTCTCCGTGTGATCTATAATTCAACATCTCTATTTGAAAAGAGATAATGCAAACATTGGCTTGGTCATTATTATTGAATTTGTTATGGTCATCTccgtgtttttcttcttctgctcaCTACAAACAGTACCACGTTGCGCACATATATATTAACTTCTTGCCAACATCCGTCGATCGGATGCCGTGTTCTCGAGGGTTTTTACCAGTGCTCGTGCTTGTCAGGTTAACGACTAAATGTCGATCTGGACCATGATTTGATCGGAGGGAAGGATGTTTTCTCGCACAGCTTTGACACTAAACATTCGCTTTTAGTACAAccgagaaaagtaaaaaattcgcataaattaatttcattagTTAGGTTGGGAGCGTTGTCGTTGACCTTTCAATGATGTGATGATCGTAGCGCCACGTGTCGGTTTCCGACGATTGGATAAACGGGGCAAAATTATCTTTAACATAATCACGATTAGCTGCGGTTTGTGCCAAGACAGCAGCCACCCGAGATGCGTTCGTGTGGTTTTTGCCTCGTTCATGCGTTTTGTATGGCCTAACCAAGGAACCATGTCATTAGCGTGATGATTTGGAGAGACTAGTGGATCTGCCAAGCGCCCTTAAAATTCTAATCCGTATCGTGATTTGACCATTTGTATTAAGAGAAAAATCTCAGTGTATCTCATGGTAAGTTTtacgagccaaaaaaaaaaagaatgaacgaACCAGCTTTTTGGGTCGTTCTCGAGACTTCAATTAACCTTAAGGgagaattattgaaaaattcataatccTATTGCGGTTATGCCATTCAGTaacagtttttttcttttgctttcaattcaattttaaatcttctatatttgtatcaattcaattcattcggcTAGTGTTGATCCAAAATTACCGATATTGCGTTGCGCGCAGTGACTTgagaatctttttattttttatttttgcgatTTTTTCATAGTTAGAGAGTACAAATTGTGCATTGACGGCGAGGATTAACTCTAGGGAGGTTTTGTTGGAAATCCATCGTTATTCTTGACTAGAAAATGGTTTAGGTATAATACAAGCCTGTTTTAGAAAATCGTGTGGCGAAAACGGCTCTATCCCTCCGTTCAACGCGACGGGGCCCGTCATCATTCATTTTCCTGCCTTGGCTGCGGGTGGGTTGGAGCCATTTGC
The genomic region above belongs to Rhodamnia argentea isolate NSW1041297 chromosome 6, ASM2092103v1, whole genome shotgun sequence and contains:
- the LOC115734125 gene encoding flavonoid 3',5'-hydroxylase 2-like → MVILADRVLLREVAAAALLFFVTRFFIRSLLLRLDSCKLPPGPKGWPVIGALPLLGNMPHVALAKMAKQYGPVMYLKMGTCDMVVASTPDAARAFLKTLDINFSNRPPNAGATHLAYGAQDMVFAGYGPRWKLLRKLSNLHMLGGKALEDWARVRSAELGYMVQAMCECSKRGEPVVVPEMLTYAMANMIGQVILSRRVFVTKGSESNEFKDMVVELMTSAGFFNIGDFIPSIAWMDLQGIEGGMKRLHKKFDVLLTKMIEQHSATAHERRGNPDFLDVVMANRDNPGAEKLSLTNIKALLLNLFTAGTDTSSSIIEWSLAEMLKNPSILKRAHEEMDRVIGRNRRLVESDIPKLPYLQAICKESYRKHPSTPLNLPRISTEACRVNGYYIPKNTRLSVNIWAIGRDPDTWENPLSFTPERFLSGRHAKIDPRGNDFELIPFGAGRRICAGTRMGIVLVECILGTLVHSFDWKLPDGVGELNMDEAFGLALQKAVPLSAIVTPRLSPSAYAS